From a single Phragmites australis chromosome 7, lpPhrAust1.1, whole genome shotgun sequence genomic region:
- the LOC133923815 gene encoding uncharacterized protein LOC133923815 yields MASILQSMSTLLVPRPAARRAPTTRHRAKISCIGWDPEGVLGPPQGGHIARLEFRRRLERDSDAREAFERQVREEHERRRKEREARVIPDTDAGLVEFFLDTEAREIEVEIGRLRPRLSQGFFDHLTREIAQIKFAVTRTAEMEDRLIELEAMQKVLLEGVDAYDKLQDDLVTAKERLMKILQSSDRKSTLLEMVERNELNISILTLLDENIASAKTSNQNEAVAFMEDVRSSIVKYITV; encoded by the exons ATGGCCTCCATCCTCCAGAGCATGAGCACCCTCCTCGTGCCTCGCCCCGCCGCCCGACGCGCGCCAACGACGAGGCACCGCGCCAAGATCTCCTGCATCGGGTGG GACCCGGAGGGCGTCCTCGGCCCGCCGCAGGGCGGCCACATCGCGCGCCTCgagttccgccgccgcctcgagAGGGACTCCGACGCGCGCGAGGCGTTCGAGCGGCAGGTGCGCGAGGAGCACGAGCGCCGCCGCAAGGAGCGCGAG GCGCGGGTGATCCCTGACACGGACGCCGGCCTCGTCGAGTTCTTCCTCGACACCGAGGCGCGCGAGATCGAGGTCGAGATCGGCAGGCTACGACCCAG GCTGAGCCAGGGCTTCTTCGACCACCTCACGCGCGAAATAGCACAGATAAAATTTGCAGTCACCAGAACAGCG GAGATGGAAGACAGATTGATCGAGTTGGAAGCAATGCAGAAGGTTCTTCTTGAGGGAGTCG ATGCGTATGACAAGTTGCAGGATGACCTTGTTACAGCGAAAGAACGGCTGATGAAGATTCTGCAATCGAGCGATAGAAAATCGACG TTGCTTGAAATGGTCGAACGGAATGAGCTGAACATATCCATATTAACTCTTCTTGATGAGAACATAGCAAGCGCAAAGACGAGTAATCAG AATGAGGCTGTTGCTTTCATGGAGGATGTGCGATCATCCATCGTGAAATATATAacagtataa